The nucleotide sequence cagggcagggctcctACGCTGTATTGCTCGGTTtaggggactcccccaggcagcgaCCACATCAGCACATCTGCACGTCAGCTGACATTGACAACAGTGAGTGTTGCCAaagcaaagagaggaaggaacagagcaatgatcactgccactgccctgcccggGGCGCAAAGGCGACGACCAACACTGCCCAGACAAAGGCAGAGGAACCAGCAACGTTTCCTCATCTCATTTGTACAGGAAGTTTTGCATCGTTTTACTTGCCCAGGTGCCTTTTTAATTCCATCTGTTCCCATGGGGATCCGCTCTAGAGTCTCTGagggaatgtctgtctgtctgtctgggtctgGGCTTGTCCATTGGTcgagaactcctaaatggtaagaaccagGACCACCCATTCTGGTCTGCAGCTTTCTCTTCTTGTAActtagagccaggctggggtgtgggtgtgccagGGAATGGATGGGCTGCACCGGGATGGCTTCTCAGgggccacacagaaaagagacgaCCACCATCtgagaaaggggttggctggggatgccccctctcccacccccaggactaTCCCAGCCAtgagcatcccacccccaggtgcccttggggacagctgcagctccctctcccctaaGTCCATACAGGGACAcagctggctgttcccctcccccagggagcgaggagaaagtgcacatttactgcattcctctctggctgggcagtgcagaggaccgatgaccctggccctgccccaggcgaGGGACATACGCCGCTCCCCTGggtgtacctgctggagctgcagcagccaagcagaggtgcttctcacctgggcccaaagctgctgcggtGACAGTGGGCTAGGACAATTGTCTCTCCCCagagtccccatgcactgacccctcctctccagacacacccgacagcaacaactcaagtgaagcattttcagtttatttaattaaaaaaagacaccaaaaattaatcaagttcaggtcctgaacaaactccagtgtgtctagttcttttataaaggagcagCGGTTAACGTAGGGAACAAGTCGACTTTATTTTAGTTACTTGACTGGCTCCGTAACACCACCCCCTTGAGGAATGAGAAGCCGTGTGGTAGTTCATGgggttctcactgactttttgcctggtggcccagcttcaaaaatagcaTCAAAGAGAGAGCTATGgcatttctctcctgtgtgaattctctgatgatcaataatgTCCGTGCAGCCACTGAAGGTTACCCACGTGAGTGCAGTCAGCGGGTTATTCTCTTGTGTGAACTCTCTGATGATTGACAATGTGCGAGTGTTCCCGGACAGACAAAACAGCTGAAAGGTTCCTCTGATCGGTTAGATTTTAGTGCtgaaaaaagcttttcccacagtcagatcagctgaaaggtttctctccaatgtgggttctctgatgacgaaTAAGACTGGAGCGCTgaagaaagcttttcccacagttggagcaggtgaagggtttctctcctgtgtgggttctctgatgtacAACAAGGAGGGAACGCCGACTGAAGCTTTTCTGGCAGTAAGAGCAGTcaaagggtctctctcctgtgtggattctcctatgtaaaacaaggcatgacctctgtctgaaccttttcccacagtcagggcagctataaggtctctctcccgTGTGGATTCTGTAGTGACTTGTAagagttgaggagcatgagaagcgtttcccacagtcagagcagtggaagggtttctctccagtgtgggttctctgatgatcaataagaCCTAAGCGCAGCTGGAAACTTCTCCCgcagtcagggcagctataaggtctctctcctgtgtggattttgCAATGACTTCGAAGACTTGAGGAGcgtgagaagcttttcccacagtcagagcagttgaagggtctctctcctgtgtggattctcccatgcgtaacaaggtttgacctatttctgaaccttttcccacagtcagggcagctataaggtgtctctcctgtgtggattctgcaatgacttttaagttTTGAAAGCCGCACgaagcttttgccacagtcagagcagcggaagggttTGTCCCCGGTGTGGGTTTTCTGATGATCAACCAGATATGAAcgttgactgaagcttttcccgcagtcaGAGCAGAGAAAAGGTTTTCCCCGGGTGTGGATTCTCATATGTTTATCAAGGCCGGAAACGTCACGGAACCATCTCCcgcactcagagcagttgaagggtttatCTTCTCTGTGAATACTCTGATGTTTAACGAGGTTTTCACTCcttctgaagcttttcccacagacagtgcagtgatagggtttctctccACTGTGAATTACCTGATGAGCGAGAAGGTGTGAGTTtcgccgaaagcttttcccacactcagagcagtggaagggtttctctcctgtgtgggttctcctaTGATTAATAAGGTTTGACCTCTGTCTAAAcgttttcccacagtcagagcagttataaggtgtgtctcctgtgtggattctgcaatgacttttaagacttgaggagcaagagaagcttttcccacactcagagcagtggaagggtttctctccagtgtgggttctctgatgatcaataagacctgagcgcagctggaagcttctcccgcagtcagggcagatattgggcttctctcctgtgcggatggtacaatgactgttaagactgaagcttttcccacaggttttctgttgttcgctctctttagtgtttttcacgcttctgcttccatggctggagttatcctgcccctcccctgcatggtttccctgctgcctttctgggctacgctgactctcacaggtctctcCGTGCTCAGGGCTCTGAGACACacgaccttcagagcttcccaggaacatcccacaggaggccacttgctctggttcttccagctgaagattctcctcgTCATTCGtgagcagcatcacctcacctgctgggacacagagagaaccagacagtgtcactctctgtgctgagctgaaaggaaaactctgaaagggaacagaaaagggagaacgcagccaacagctgatggaagattgaaataacatgaactgagctgctcctccttcctcacaacccttccccacaggagggaccccagccctgcccccaccctctggctaaggctgatgacaggctgaaggctCAGTCAGTCTGGATGAAAAGGCCCAAGTGACATCTAGGAGGACATGGAAATCGGTTTCTGAGTCTCTttagctcactgctcacctgtgtgggggtcgctgatgatctcccctttctcagcgccctggagatctgggacccccaGCGCCTCCACTCtctccacccaggagatcacatcagctttgggagctggaaatcctgcttggggagcaattaaccaagtgctgatcttgttcaggaaggtccaggccattacttcttccagccccaggatctgagccgcccacccagagagcctccttccccacctggcacaggccggATCCTGGATGGTACAAGATCCCATGTCACACTCACCTGGGGTACAggtgcctcacccctgcctcggagatggcccagctcattcctgggggAGCCGAGTGCTCTGCTGCCCTCTCTAGGGTACAACTCAGCCTCCCCCTTGACCTGTTCCACACCccccatcccagggcaggacaggaccactcAGCTCAAACAAGACActcgatttggtgttgtttttgtggataaaactaacaTAGCTACGCccaatgcctggcaccaggcaggcacTGAACTTAGCCACGTGGAGTGGGAATCCATCAAACCCATgaaaaaacctgcacagatacagacaccatcttcctcgccaagtgcaaatggatggacgtcccacccaacgggctgaaggtgaaacactcactgcaaccaacacactgcagggactgtgtcgagagattggtcacacactgccacagacctgaggaaccacctgttcagcatccagtgcagcaaacagggaaacatcacaaggagctctcaaatctggagccTCTCCTAAAAAACAGCCTCCCACACAAACGCccaggtggctggactttactgaaaggagacaggagagttacaacacccactgctcttctctacaggactgtaaactctctcacCTCCGACTTGCCGCATGGGGCCACAGTTGTGTTACCCGTAACTCACCCGGCAAcgttgtcaatctatccaaccacacacagcccagcagaggagtctgtgctatctcggggactctctttgtgccccaccaccctcacaaacatgacacagttctgtggggatctggaacctCACCCCAATTTTGCCAGGAATACTTTCCAGGAACACTTTCAACAAGACTCTGAACAGCCCTACAGGCACCATCACACCTACAGTACAAAAAGAAGAATTCTGTGTGGAATCCTTCCTGGCAATCAAAACGAGAGACTGGACGTATACCTAGAGCGCTtccgcttctgtgcacaggcagaaattgtggcaaagTGACATCGCTTGTCCCAGGACCTCAGCCGTGCGgaatgcaatgtcacccacagcctcagaaacagctctggcgcTGTCATCCAACAGGCCgacaaaggagctgctgttgtcatcatgaataggtcagaccatgaaaaggagactcccaggcagctctccaataccaccttctacaggctactgtcctctgatccccctgagcagcacacacagaaactgcaccgtctgctcaagacactcctgacaaaagcgcaggaacagatctgcacagacacacccctagacccccaagatccataaatctagacattctggaggcaccatGAGCTCAGACACTGGCACTCTcattgcagccttgtccagctatggggactctctactcagaccgtatgttaccagcactccgagctatctttgaaacaccaccgacttcctcaggaaactgctgtgcactggtgatcttcctgaaaacaccatcctggtcacCATGGATGTCGCGATCCCTTATACAAAAAAAgccacgtgaagatggacttcaagctgttaggaacagtttccctgatgatgccacagcacaagtggtggtggagctttgagattttgtcctcacccacaagcatttcagatttgaggacaatttatacatTCAAATCCATGGCACTGAAATGGGCACCCgcctggccccacactgtgccaacagttttatggctgacctggaacaacttcctcagcTCTCGACCCCTGGCGCCATCCTCCACttgagctacattgatgacatcatcatcatctggacccatgagaaagaggctcttgaagagttcacagtgatttcaacagttttcacaccaccatcaacctcagcctggaacggtccacacaagagatccacttcccgGACACTACTGTGCACATAAGTGATGGTCAGATAAACACAACCCAATACCAGAAACCCCAGGACCGCTatgctacctccatgcctccagcttccatccagggcacaccacacgatccactgtttacagccaagcactaaaggtacaaccacgtttgctccaatccctcagacagagacaaacaccttcaagacctttaccaggctctcctgaaactacaatacccaccttaggaagtgaagaaacagattgacagagccagacgtgtacccagaagccacctgctacaagacaggcccagcaaagaaaacaacagaacaccactggccatcagctgcagcccccaactaaagcctctccaatgcagcATCcgtgacctacaacccatcctggacaatgatccttcgctttcacagaccttgggaggcacgCCGCccacaaccttaaacaaattctcaccagcaactataaacCACAACACTGTAAATCACAAACCACACCCTTCCACAAACCTCCGTGCCATCTCTACCCACCAATGACACCACCACACCTGCTTAACCCAGGGTTAAACCGGGtttaacccagggttgtgagttcaatccttgacgagGCCATTGAgcaattggggcaaatagatgtcagagacggtgcttggtcctgccaagagggcaggggactggactggatgacctccagaggtcccatcCAGAtctagatgtgtatctccacttatattctaattttattttaaccaGCGGAGCTTATTCGCCTGCAcatctaaactggacagtctccatgtaaaagaataaatggatgcaaatcagataCCAGGAACAGTGACATACAAAACCTCCTGGGAcgctcaggagcagatttaaaagtagccatcctgcaatgtgaaaatgtcaaaagcaagcctcaaagagcaactgcagagctgcaattcatttgcaaatgtgacaccatcCATTTAGGATTGAACACAGACCAGGAATGGCTGGCCAAGgagaaaagcagtttctctgctctggctttCACAccgccacatcagctgctggaaatgggccacatcctctatgACAGAATTGCTCTCATTGACTCTGGCCTTCTTCTTtggtgggactccctccttttcttgtgcCTGTTTATTTCTActggcctctggaatttccatgtCGTGCATCTGGTGAATTTggcctttcccacaaaagctgatgctccagaacatcagttagtctgtaagatgccacaggacttctctgtgtttctgctggACTCAAAACGTGAGCTCagtgagggctggcagggccgaaACCGAGGCCCGCAGacagggctcagactgcagctgccacagggcagatCACTGGAACTTGgagagaaaggctctggcagagctctggctccccaaGGGCTCTGTCCACAAAGCTCCTGGCTGTGGCCTGGTTCCTCCAGCTCTTTGGCTCTGATGAACTACttgaaccagcaggaggcagaggaagttgtCTGAGCTGTGAGGCGAGTCCCGGGCTGGCTGCTTCAGACACTGCCGAGGTTCCTGCTCTgcgacccctgcctgcctgcggCTGGGTGGGCCCTACCAGCGACCcacaagagctgctgctcctgcagccggccaTGGCggtgtgtggctgtgctgctctctgggggatgtggctgttgttgcagctgggctccctctcaactgcctcagttctactctgccagcagcagcttctctgcgtAGTTTACCACTTTCCTCCTGCATCACGGGCTTGTTGCTGACTCACTTTCCAGCCGCACCCAGCGCGTTTCCCTCGGTGCGGGAAGGAGAATGGCAGAAGTGTAGCTGGAGGGGGTTAGTTACATCCCCCATCTccgcctcccccaccacctcctgctgAGATTCTAGCTGTGCTTTTGCCTTCACAGTTTTACAGCTCACTGCCCAGGTTTGGCCCCACCAGCTGTCACATGACCTAGCTGGGCACCTCCCAACTATCTTCAAAACCCCCAATATCAATGCAGGCCGAGGACACTGGATGAGGTGTGTTATGAGACCTACGGGGAGTGACACTGCATCCAAACTGGGGCACACGTTACTCATAACCGGTTTGTCCTGCGTCTGGTACCCACCATTGACTCCTGAGAAAGCAAACTACTGTACATGGGAGAGCTGGTGTGTCTGTCTGGGAATTTGTGCTTgattgttcaagaactcccccgAAATGGTAGGTGCTAGCAGGGGTGCAGTACGCTGTCCCCAGGGGTGCCCTGCAGGCATGAAGAGCAGCtggacccagccccacagctctggtaccTGCCGTTCCTGCCTGGGTCCCTTCACTCACACATCCAGACAAGGCAGATGGTGAGaagcacatggagacctgggctgtgggaagagcaaCACCACTGCAGTGTCcctgaacctgcttcccctggaaggggctgtggaggggacagtctctcacaggggagccagtgattcctggggctgacactcctgacactggggacaggggcagggagggaccctgaaccaaagccaacccAGCTGCTGCGGAGCCCACAGAGCCTCtgacacccccagggacaggactcctcacccagccagcgcacggtctggtaattgtcctgcatcacctccctgtagagggctctctgccccggggccagcagcccccattcctcctgggagaaacacacagacacctcctccaaggtcaccAGCTCCGCCGCCACCACCATGTCctcgctctgtctctgcaggtccggggctgctctggagccgGACGTGGGTGCTCTGCGCCTGGCAAGGGAGAAGGGCAATGGAGACACTTCAGACGGGGGTGGAAGCCGCTCCGCACCCCCGGCTCCCCACACTTgctccctggggcacacgtgCTGCACACGCACATTTGGGGAAACGCTCGAGTCTCTCAGAACCACCtcgcacaagtcagatcccaaatccgtccTCGTTTCTGTCCAGACACGGCCTGagctccagcactgctgcgcactggagtgtgtcccacggaaacgtcacgtggttagtgacaccccacggggacaagcccggaggaagggagcagctgaagggacaatgagGATCACTGAACTGCACTGCGGGGGAGCACCGGCACCGTGCGAcgagcgcccggccccactggggaACCAGGAGGAGGTGGACTCaaacccacccagagctctcggatCCCCTGCGGGGGGGCACACTGGACTCAGGACCCCAAATCACTGAGGgggacaagggagaagaaaaccagggggggcagaggccctggggtgaaaacaagggagctgggggagaaccgagcacagagcccccagcacccactggtccctgcggggtgcagagcccgcgggcgccgcccagagactccgcctggaggtgcgagtggagccaggagcgaaaaccggccccgtccccctcccctgcccgggcgccccggagccgggcgggggcgagTGCGGGCCGCTGGGGCGGCGCCTCTTTGGTCCCCGCGGGGCCCAGCGCCGCGAGCCGCCCGCAGTACGAGGCGAACCTGGCGCCGctgccgtggggggggggggggggcgggcggcaggaCGAGGCGGAGCGGCCGGAGAACGGGGCGGCCCGGCCGGGACCAGGCGGAGGCCCCGACAGACAAACGGGGTGGGGGCGGAGTCACTTcccggcccggccgggccccccctcacctggcggcggctccctgcggggggggggggggtgtcgggAGGCTCCAGGCGGCCGCAGGAGGTTCCCGCCGGACCCCAGTTAACCCCTCCGCTGCCGGAGCCGCACACGAGGACGGCGAGTCCCAGCGCGGCTCCCCCGGACCTCGCCCCCAGCGCCCGCCTCCCGCAGGGGCTGCGCCGGCCGGATTGagcgcgggggcggggccagggccgCGGTGGAGGCGGGGCCGGGTGAGGGGAAGTGACGTAATCGGCAGACAGCGGAGGGAGAAAGGCGGACGCAGGAGAAACCCCCCGGCTCGCGGGCGGGGTTGGGACCGGACCTGGTGCCGCTGCTGCCCCCGGGGCACGTGGGGGCGGAGCGgcggctgctcctgctggggctggactggAGCTGCAGTGACGCCCCttccgcgcccggcccggcccgcgggGGGGTCGCTCCAGCGCCGCCGGGAACgttctggggcggggaggggaacatccctccggccccgccccccgggagaggcggGAACCAGACACTGAGCTCCGCCCCCAGCCTCGGGCTCCAGCGCCACGGGGGGGGCGGTGCGTTTGTCTCcctcagctcagcccctccccccgcccggccaTTCCCGCGGCAGCGCCTCGTGTGGTCAATGGCCCCGCCCAGCTCCTCCCTCGCCCAGCGCGGGCCCGGCCCGGGGGCCAACCGACATCCCCACCCACAGAGCTGCGGCAGCGCCTCACCGCAACCAGCgtcctctgctgcagcccagtcCCGCGCGCCTTCGAattgccccgccccgctccccccaTTGGCCGTCATCCTGCCTCCCTGATCCACCATTGGTCGGTAGGATAACCAATCCCCTTCCGATTTTGACCAGTTGGCTCAGCCCTCCCTGCCATTGGTCGTCCCTTCTGATCCTGCCCTCTGGGACAAGAATGTCAATCCAGGCAATCCTCACGATCATTGGCTAGACCGAGCCAATCTCGTTTCCTCATTGGCCAAAAACCCTAACCTGTCTCGCTATTGGCCGTTAGCCACAAGAGTCCGCCTTCCTCTCAGCTCCTGCTCAATCCCTGGAGGGACCCTTCTGCTGGCGTCGGTAgcccgggctcaggacaggtttgggggcggggctgtgggagctctgggtggggacacaggctgtgggcggggccgggctcgggacaggtttgggggcggggctatgagaggtctgggtggggacacaggctgtgggcgggacTGGGCTCGGgacaggttggggggcggggctgtgagagctctgggtggggacacaggctgtgggcggggccgggctcgggacaggtttgggggcggggctgtgagagctctgggtggggacacaggctgtgggcggggccgggctcgggacaggtttgggggcggggctgtgagagctctgggtggggacacaggctgtgggcggggctgggctcgggacaggtttgggggcggggctgtgagagctctgggtggggacacaggctgtgggcggggccgggctcgggacaggttggggggcggggctgtgagagctctgggtgtggacacaggctgtgggcggggccgggctcgggacaggttgggggcggggctgtgagagctctggatggggacacaggctgtgggcggggccgggctcaggacaggttgggggcggggcggtgagagctctgggtggggacacaggctgtgggcggggccgggctcgggacaggttggggggcggggctgtgagagctctgggtggggacacaggctgtgggcggggctgggctcgggacaggttggggggcggggctgtgagagctctgggtggggacacaggctgtgggcggggctgggctcaggacaggtttggggggtgggagctccgggactcctgtgatttctagtcatttcctttcccagctgggcGCTTGTCCGGGGCTTGTCCGGCCGCGGCGTTGCCGGGATTTCCCTGTGTGCGATTCCTGCCCGGCCCCTTGTGGGACCTGGTTGTGCTGGTGACTAGAAGACAACAGGCACCGtcctgggcacctcagagactaacagacaATTTGGAGCAGGAGCTTTGGTGGCAAAGACCTGCCTGGTCAGGTACatgaatgggggcgggggggtagaggaggatttaaaggggggtcccagtaaaaggaaggggcagagctcacAAGTGTCCTTCcgat is from Carettochelys insculpta isolate YL-2023 chromosome 22, ASM3395843v1, whole genome shotgun sequence and encodes:
- the LOC142024802 gene encoding uncharacterized protein LOC142024802; protein product: MVVAAELVTLEEVSVCFSQEEWGLLAPGQRALYREVMQDNYQTVRWLAGEVMLLTNDEENLQLEEPEQVASCGMFLGSSEGRVSQSPEHGETCESQRSPERQQGNHAGEGQDNSSHGSRSVKNTKESEQQKTCGKSFSLNSHCTIRTGEKPNICPDCGRSFQLRSGLIDHQRTHTGEKPFHCSECGKSFSCSSSLKSHCRIHTGDTPYNCSDCGKTFRQRSNLINHRRTHTGEKPFHCSECGKSFRRNSHLLAHQVIHSGEKPYHCTVCGKSFRRSENLVKHQSIHREDKPFNCSECGRWFRDVSGLDKHMRIHTRGKPFLCSDCGKSFSQRSYLVDHQKTHTGDKPFRCSDCGKSFVRLSKLKSHCRIHTGETPYSCPDCGKRFRNRSNLVTHGRIHTGERPFNCSDCGKSFSRSSSLRSHCKIHTGERPYSCPDCGRSFQLRLGLIDHQRTHTGEKPFHCSDCGKRFSCSSTLTSHYRIHTGERPYSCPDCGKRFRQRSCLVLHRRIHTGERPFDCSYCQKSFSRRSLLVVHQRTHTGEKPFTCSNCGKSFLQRSSLIRHQRTHIGEKPFS